In one window of Hymenobacter nivis DNA:
- a CDS encoding ABC transporter ATP-binding protein, whose translation MQTPAAPVLQLTDIEKIYQTKTIETVALHRINLTIGRGEFVSIMGPSGCGKSTLLSLMGLLDEPTHGTVAVDGRAVQSYSDKELAGLRNLKIGFVFQSYHLINDLAVLDNVELPLLYRPGLGGKERRQRALAALDKVGLSARTGHFPSQLSGGQRQRVAIARALAGAPEIILADEPTGNLDSVMGEEIMDLLLGLNREHGTTIVMVTHDEQQALKTQRLIRLFDGSQVG comes from the coding sequence ATGCAAACCCCCGCCGCGCCGGTGCTCCAGCTCACCGACATCGAGAAAATCTACCAGACCAAAACCATCGAAACGGTGGCGTTGCACCGCATCAACCTCACCATCGGGCGCGGCGAGTTCGTGTCCATTATGGGGCCCAGCGGCTGCGGCAAGTCCACGCTGCTGAGCTTGATGGGCCTGCTCGACGAGCCCACCCACGGCACCGTGGCCGTGGACGGCCGCGCGGTGCAGTCGTATTCTGACAAGGAATTAGCCGGGCTGCGCAACTTGAAAATCGGCTTTGTTTTCCAGAGTTACCACCTCATCAACGACCTCGCGGTGCTCGACAACGTGGAGCTGCCCTTGCTGTACCGGCCCGGGCTGGGCGGCAAGGAGCGCCGCCAGCGGGCCCTGGCCGCGCTGGACAAAGTAGGGTTGAGCGCCCGCACCGGGCACTTCCCCAGCCAGCTTTCGGGCGGGCAGCGGCAGCGGGTGGCCATTGCGCGGGCCCTGGCCGGGGCCCCGGAAATCATCCTGGCCGACGAGCCCACCGGCAACCTCGACTCGGTGATGGGCGAGGAAATAATGGATTTGCTGCTGGGCCTGAACCGCGAGCACGGCACCACCATCGTGATGGTGACCCACGACGAGCAGCAGGCCCTGAAAACCCAGCGCCTCATCCGCCTTTTCGACGGCAGCCAGGTGGGGTAA